In one Paenibacillus sp. JQZ6Y-1 genomic region, the following are encoded:
- a CDS encoding efflux RND transporter periplasmic adaptor subunit: MKKSWPTAFSALLLAVSLTACSTANNAAVEPTTTTVEVSTIKKQPLDAVYDLSGTLAAYDETPVSFRINGTVASVGVDVGDRVNKGAVLATLDTADLQLEVENASQSVAAAQASLASSRASLTNAKAGQQAAAAGVASAQAQVESAQASQQGVLDGARPQEKAQAQNAVNKAQVAYDQAKTAATRAQTLFDNGLLTQQENEQAQTALENAQSGLQDAQEQLSLTLAGAKDSDRASAAAAVKQAQVGIENAQASVAQANAAVEQAQAGVEQAQASYDQAVISRDTAQLNLTRGNLQSPASGTILTKTLSAGQTVSAGTEVFTIGEINRLKVLLPVPDSEISQWKVGQQVSISLYDDVRTGTVSKLYPQTNENTGSISVEVAINNSNQDWKPGQVVSASRQASSQSGILVPVEAVVSSGSEPYVFKAVNGKAVQTTVKLGSLYNNSYEVTSGLKVGDKVVTRGADRLFNGDELKVSDAATNKAQGNSSAGQSNAASTGTNGEATAND; the protein is encoded by the coding sequence ATGAAAAAAAGCTGGCCAACGGCCTTTTCAGCCTTGCTGCTTGCCGTCAGCCTTACCGCTTGCTCGACAGCAAACAACGCTGCTGTAGAGCCAACCACGACAACAGTCGAAGTAAGCACGATCAAGAAGCAACCATTGGATGCGGTCTATGATCTGTCCGGTACACTCGCTGCTTACGATGAAACACCGGTATCTTTCCGTATTAATGGAACGGTGGCATCGGTTGGTGTCGATGTGGGTGACCGTGTAAATAAAGGAGCTGTATTAGCAACACTAGATACTGCCGATCTACAGCTTGAAGTCGAAAATGCAAGTCAGTCGGTTGCAGCCGCACAGGCATCGCTTGCTAGCTCCAGAGCATCGCTAACTAATGCGAAGGCAGGTCAACAGGCTGCCGCTGCTGGTGTTGCTTCTGCGCAAGCTCAGGTAGAGAGCGCACAAGCTAGTCAACAGGGTGTATTGGATGGCGCACGCCCACAGGAAAAAGCACAAGCACAAAATGCCGTCAACAAAGCACAAGTGGCGTATGATCAAGCCAAAACCGCTGCTACTCGTGCCCAAACGCTGTTCGATAACGGACTGCTCACACAGCAGGAGAATGAACAAGCGCAAACGGCACTTGAAAATGCACAATCCGGCTTGCAGGATGCACAGGAGCAATTGTCGCTGACCCTTGCGGGTGCGAAAGATTCGGATCGTGCTTCCGCCGCTGCTGCCGTTAAACAAGCACAAGTTGGTATTGAAAATGCACAGGCGAGCGTAGCTCAAGCCAATGCTGCAGTCGAGCAAGCGCAGGCTGGAGTGGAACAAGCACAGGCTAGTTATGACCAAGCGGTCATTTCCCGTGATACTGCGCAGCTCAATCTGACTCGTGGTAATTTGCAATCCCCCGCTTCTGGTACGATCCTGACCAAAACGTTGTCCGCTGGACAAACCGTGAGCGCAGGAACCGAAGTATTTACAATCGGTGAAATCAATCGTCTGAAGGTATTGCTGCCAGTTCCCGACAGTGAGATCAGCCAATGGAAAGTCGGACAGCAGGTAAGCATCAGTCTGTACGACGATGTGCGTACTGGCACGGTAAGTAAGCTGTATCCGCAAACGAATGAAAATACCGGTTCGATCAGTGTTGAGGTTGCAATCAACAATTCGAATCAAGATTGGAAACCGGGACAGGTTGTAAGTGCTTCTCGTCAGGCTTCCTCGCAAAGCGGCATTCTGGTGCCGGTGGAAGCAGTTGTCAGCTCCGGCAGTGAACCATATGTATTCAAAGCTGTGAATGGCAAGGCTGTACAAACAACCGTCAAACTGGGCAGTCTGTACAATAATAGCTATGAAGTTACCAGCGGTCTGAAGGTAGGCGACAAAGTCGTTACCCGTGGCGCTGATCGATTATTCAATGGCGACGAATTGAAAGTAAGTGATGCTGCGACGAACAAGGCGCAGGGCAACAGCAGCGCTGGCCAATCCAATGCAGCTTCAACCGGCACAAACGGTGAGGCCACTGCTAATGATTAA
- a CDS encoding TolC family protein translates to MKKGMVSASVFAAMLLAATQPAAFANAADSTTTTTPATTGTTTNQTATTDSATATQSQISGVREPKKVDSLDLEKVIDLAINDSYNLQLLQLKYRVLDQQNASLGLNYVDYLNASPGLQYVTTNRSNEVSLSTGSQTGQTLETNIRDLDTQKLNTQLQVDEAKEGTKLAMTGQYVQLLTLQKQINLSQEYIQVLQRDVQRAQTLQSLGSGTQEDIDKADRALKAEQDNLTSLNDSYQKTLSTLSYDLGIVYDPNIKLTDVDVKLDAVPTVDADTLLGKSYQIQSLGNSLNKAEQDEQKAITDNSFEDQANKASTQIAAQQLEQGKVTYAKAIESNLKDMDTALKDVQTAQRSAQDASVDGVNMQIRYNAGVVTKYDLDKYQYQVDASQVKAQLTQLQYYVQKAKVDAMNNGYIASSSSSASASASSGS, encoded by the coding sequence ATGAAAAAAGGAATGGTTAGTGCTTCGGTATTCGCCGCTATGCTGCTCGCTGCAACTCAGCCTGCTGCATTCGCTAACGCCGCAGACAGCACAACAACAACTACACCTGCAACCACAGGTACAACTACGAATCAAACGGCAACAACCGATAGCGCTACTGCGACTCAATCCCAAATCTCCGGTGTACGCGAACCGAAAAAAGTGGACAGCTTGGATTTGGAAAAAGTGATTGATCTGGCGATCAATGACTCGTACAACCTGCAATTGCTGCAACTGAAATACCGCGTGCTGGATCAACAAAATGCTAGCCTCGGTCTGAACTATGTCGATTATCTGAACGCTTCGCCGGGTCTGCAATATGTAACGACAAATCGCAGCAACGAAGTTAGCCTGTCGACAGGTTCCCAAACCGGTCAGACGCTGGAAACGAATATCCGCGATCTGGATACCCAGAAGCTGAATACGCAACTGCAAGTAGATGAAGCAAAAGAAGGTACGAAGCTGGCAATGACTGGTCAGTACGTTCAATTGCTGACGCTGCAAAAACAAATCAACCTGTCCCAAGAGTACATTCAAGTGCTGCAACGTGACGTACAACGTGCTCAAACGCTGCAAAGCCTTGGCTCCGGTACACAGGAAGATATCGACAAAGCGGATCGCGCACTGAAAGCGGAACAGGACAACCTGACCAGCTTAAACGATTCGTATCAAAAAACACTGTCCACACTCAGCTATGATCTCGGTATCGTATACGATCCGAATATCAAACTGACGGACGTTGATGTGAAATTGGATGCTGTACCGACTGTAGATGCAGATACACTGCTCGGCAAATCGTACCAAATCCAATCACTGGGCAACAGCCTGAACAAAGCAGAACAAGATGAGCAAAAAGCAATTACTGACAATAGCTTTGAAGATCAAGCCAACAAAGCTAGCACTCAAATTGCTGCTCAACAACTGGAACAAGGTAAAGTAACGTATGCCAAAGCCATTGAATCGAACCTGAAAGACATGGACACTGCTCTGAAAGATGTGCAAACGGCACAACGTTCGGCACAAGATGCTAGCGTAGATGGCGTGAACATGCAGATTCGTTACAATGCTGGCGTTGTGACCAAATATGATCTGGACAAATACCAGTATCAAGTGGATGCTTCCCAAGTGAAAGCACAACTGACGCAACTGCAATACTATGTACAAAAAGCGAAAGTAGACGCGATGAACAACGGCTACATCGCTAGCAGCTCGTCTTCTGCAAGTGCTTCTGCTTCGTCAGGTAGCTAA
- a CDS encoding MFS transporter, which produces MSSSSLSKTTAGQQTAQPPIKRTIFSVLLAISLVHLFNDSMQSVIPAIFPILKETMNLNYTQIGWIAFTINFTASIMQPFVGLFSDKRPTPALLPIGMAFTFTGMLLLALAGTYTAVLIAVVFVGLGSAAFHPEGSKVSNLAAGSRRGLAQSIFQVGGNAGQSLAPLLTSLIFVPFGQFGAIGFTGVAAAGIIVQIFIARWYGNTLRDTSITKKQQTAGAIRPELKQRIAFAMVVLIMLVFVRSWYVSSIGSYYSFLLIDKFHTNVGEAQLYVFLFLAAGAVGTFFGGPLADRFGKRNLIFTSMAAAAPLALLLPYANLFWTGVLLALVGFIVTSSFSVTVVYAQMLIPGRIGTVSGLITGLAFGLGGVGALVLGNWIDAIGISPVMQICSFLPLLGAFTFLLPTDRKLHEWTNGASE; this is translated from the coding sequence GTGTCTTCTTCTAGTTTATCCAAAACCACTGCTGGGCAGCAGACAGCACAGCCGCCGATCAAACGAACGATTTTCAGCGTATTGCTGGCGATCTCGCTCGTGCATTTGTTCAATGATTCGATGCAATCGGTTATTCCAGCAATTTTCCCTATTTTAAAAGAAACCATGAATCTGAATTATACGCAGATTGGCTGGATCGCATTTACGATCAATTTCACAGCTTCGATTATGCAGCCGTTTGTTGGCTTATTCTCGGATAAAAGACCAACCCCCGCTTTACTGCCAATTGGCATGGCATTTACGTTTACCGGGATGCTATTGCTGGCACTGGCGGGAACGTATACAGCGGTTCTGATCGCGGTCGTATTCGTTGGATTGGGATCAGCGGCGTTTCACCCTGAAGGCTCAAAGGTATCCAATCTGGCGGCGGGTAGTCGGCGTGGACTGGCACAATCGATCTTTCAGGTGGGCGGGAATGCCGGGCAATCGCTGGCTCCACTGCTCACATCGCTTATTTTCGTACCCTTCGGACAATTTGGCGCGATTGGATTTACCGGAGTAGCGGCAGCAGGGATTATCGTGCAAATCTTTATCGCTCGTTGGTATGGTAATACGCTACGAGATACATCCATCACGAAAAAACAGCAAACTGCTGGCGCGATCCGTCCAGAGCTGAAGCAGCGGATTGCGTTTGCAATGGTTGTGCTGATTATGCTCGTCTTCGTTCGTTCATGGTATGTATCATCGATTGGTAGTTATTATAGCTTTTTACTAATCGACAAGTTCCATACGAATGTTGGAGAAGCACAATTGTATGTATTTCTATTTTTGGCAGCTGGTGCGGTAGGAACCTTTTTCGGCGGACCGCTTGCCGACCGATTTGGCAAACGCAATCTGATCTTTACCTCTATGGCAGCGGCTGCTCCACTGGCTCTACTGCTGCCGTATGCGAATTTATTCTGGACAGGCGTGCTGCTAGCATTGGTCGGATTTATCGTAACATCAAGCTTTTCGGTAACGGTTGTATATGCGCAGATGCTCATCCCGGGTCGGATCGGTACAGTGTCGGGGCTGATCACTGGTTTGGCATTTGGACTTGGTGGTGTCGGGGCGCTTGTACTCGGCAACTGGATTGACGCGATTGGCATCTCGCCTGTTATGCAAATATGCAGCTTCTTGCCACTGCTGGGTGCATTCACCTTCCTGCTGCCGACGGATCGTAAGCTACATGAATGGACAAACGGTGCATCGGAGTAA
- a CDS encoding S8 family peptidase codes for MERQMRVIPYEVKAQAEQVSETPRGVDLIQAPEVWSQSKGKGITVAILDTGCDTDHPDLKGRIIGGRNFTDDDDSNTDVYEDYNGHGTHVAGTIAAIENGTGVVGVAPEASLLIIKVLNREGSGQYEWITSGIRYAVEQQVDIISMSLGGPEDVPEMHQAIQEAVDHNILVVCAAGNEGDADPDTDEYGYPGYYNEVISVGSVNLARQTSDFSNTNKEVDLVAPGEDIQSTYLNGGYATLSGTSMATPHVSGALALIKHIANAEFERSLSEPELYAQLVRRTIPLGYTARAEGNGFLYLTALEELKRVFEPQRIASILKS; via the coding sequence ATGGAACGTCAAATGCGGGTCATTCCGTATGAAGTCAAAGCACAAGCGGAGCAGGTGAGTGAAACGCCGCGCGGTGTAGATTTGATTCAAGCACCAGAGGTGTGGTCGCAGAGCAAGGGAAAAGGTATTACAGTCGCCATTCTCGATACAGGCTGCGATACCGATCATCCTGATTTAAAAGGTCGCATTATCGGTGGACGCAATTTTACCGATGACGATGATAGTAATACTGACGTATACGAGGATTACAATGGTCACGGTACGCATGTTGCGGGTACGATTGCTGCCATTGAAAATGGAACAGGTGTAGTCGGCGTAGCGCCAGAAGCGAGTTTACTCATCATTAAAGTACTCAATCGTGAAGGTTCCGGGCAGTATGAATGGATCACGAGTGGTATTCGCTATGCTGTCGAGCAACAGGTGGATATTATCTCTATGTCTCTTGGTGGTCCAGAAGATGTACCGGAGATGCACCAAGCGATTCAAGAAGCGGTAGATCATAATATTCTGGTCGTATGTGCCGCCGGTAATGAAGGTGACGCGGATCCTGATACCGACGAATATGGCTATCCCGGTTATTACAATGAAGTGATCAGTGTTGGCTCTGTCAATCTAGCACGGCAAACATCGGACTTTTCTAATACCAACAAGGAAGTCGATCTGGTCGCACCGGGCGAGGATATTCAATCTACGTATCTGAATGGTGGCTATGCCACACTCAGCGGTACCTCAATGGCAACACCGCATGTGTCCGGTGCGCTGGCATTGATCAAACATATCGCCAATGCTGAATTTGAACGATCCTTGAGCGAGCCGGAGTTGTATGCACAGCTAGTGCGACGTACAATTCCGCTTGGATATACTGCCCGTGCGGAAGGCAATGGGTTTCTATATTTGACGGCACTAGAGGAATTAAAACGAGTGTTCGAGCCACAGCGAATTGCTAGCATATTAAAAAGTTGA
- a CDS encoding GntR family transcriptional regulator, whose translation MALEQEQEIYQAIKQAIIEQKMRPNMQLVEEVLAESFGVSRTPVRNVVRRLAAEKLVTIIPYKGAFVSCPTIDEAKQVFEMRRVIETAVVRKVCDHLSEEQYQLLHQLIRDEHDAQHHGNIFAAIRITGDFHLRLAEASGNAYYSRYLEELISLSYVIIALYGEQKTKCCDDHQLILQAIRSGQTEQAERLMNDHLLEIEQALKFEEQYERPSSLSDIFPNHARITSPS comes from the coding sequence ATGGCGCTGGAGCAGGAGCAGGAGATCTATCAGGCGATCAAGCAGGCCATTATTGAGCAAAAGATGCGACCGAATATGCAACTGGTGGAAGAAGTACTAGCAGAATCATTTGGCGTCAGCCGTACACCAGTCCGCAATGTTGTACGAAGGCTGGCAGCAGAGAAGCTTGTCACGATCATTCCTTATAAGGGCGCGTTTGTCTCATGCCCGACCATTGACGAAGCCAAGCAGGTATTCGAGATGAGGCGAGTGATCGAAACGGCGGTTGTCCGCAAAGTATGTGATCACTTGAGCGAGGAACAATATCAATTGCTGCATCAACTCATCCGAGATGAACACGATGCCCAGCATCACGGCAATATTTTCGCAGCGATTCGCATTACTGGCGACTTTCATCTGCGATTGGCAGAAGCGTCTGGCAATGCATACTATTCTAGATATTTGGAAGAACTGATCTCGCTATCTTACGTCATTATTGCCTTGTATGGGGAACAGAAGACCAAGTGCTGTGATGATCATCAGCTAATTTTGCAAGCTATTCGCAGTGGACAGACGGAGCAAGCGGAACGGTTAATGAATGATCATTTGCTGGAAATCGAACAGGCATTGAAGTTTGAAGAACAGTATGAGCGTCCCTCATCGTTAAGTGACATTTTCCCAAATCATGCTCGCATCACAAGCCCGTCCTGA
- a CDS encoding ABC transporter ATP-binding protein, whose amino-acid sequence MKLTVEQVQKKFGERTILENINLTVNDNEFICILGHSGCGKSTLLNMVAGYMFPDEGSLKMNGKAIEGPARERGMVFQDHALFPWYTVLENVAFGPEVQGTPKPQAREMAMDFLKMVGLDAYAHHYPADLSGGMKQRVGIARALASHPDVLLMDEPFGALDILTRDLMQRELRRIYEKLKTTILFVTHSISEAVYLADRIVVMKHGAIAEIFEVNMQHPRTFETPGFGEMMGKIERLLMEDEEEVLL is encoded by the coding sequence ATGAAATTGACTGTAGAACAGGTACAGAAGAAGTTTGGTGAGCGGACGATTTTGGAAAATATTAATCTGACGGTGAACGACAACGAATTTATTTGCATTCTCGGTCATAGTGGCTGCGGTAAATCGACCCTGCTTAATATGGTAGCGGGATATATGTTCCCCGATGAGGGCAGTCTGAAAATGAATGGCAAAGCCATCGAAGGTCCAGCAAGAGAGCGGGGCATGGTATTTCAGGATCATGCGCTCTTTCCGTGGTACACCGTACTCGAAAATGTAGCGTTTGGACCGGAGGTACAGGGTACACCGAAACCACAGGCGCGCGAAATGGCGATGGACTTTTTGAAAATGGTAGGGCTGGACGCGTATGCACATCATTATCCAGCTGATCTATCAGGCGGCATGAAGCAGCGCGTAGGGATTGCTAGAGCACTTGCTAGTCATCCTGATGTGCTGCTGATGGATGAGCCATTTGGCGCCCTCGATATTCTGACCCGCGATCTGATGCAGCGTGAGCTACGCCGAATCTATGAAAAGCTGAAAACGACGATTCTATTCGTTACCCATAGCATCAGCGAAGCGGTATATCTGGCAGATCGCATCGTCGTGATGAAGCATGGTGCGATCGCTGAGATTTTTGAAGTGAATATGCAGCATCCGCGTACATTTGAAACGCCGGGCTTTGGCGAGATGATGGGCAAGATTGAGCGGCTACTGATGGAAGATGAAGAGGAGGTACTACTATGA
- a CDS encoding ABC transporter permease, whose translation MNEVPTTLGKGGKTAQPVPVSPPVAKKLSFDLSVWKSALPYILFFVIWEAFSRMNMEIKLFNPLFLPAPSLLLHDGWALAKTGIIVDSLIASSIRILAGFALGAVAAVILAVLISKFATLERWISPILTLISPIPSLALLPLFIIWFGIGEFPKIMLIAWTTFVPVLVNTVEGFKSVPSTLIRSALSLGASERKVFTRVMIPSAVPNLLIGAQISLGLSFSALIVSEMMGADSGLGYMIVDARNYFKVTNMFVAIILIGIEYSIFSILLKLLERKVLSWRKGGMGQAVEKARVVKSAKR comes from the coding sequence ATGAATGAAGTTCCGACAACACTGGGTAAAGGTGGCAAGACAGCTCAACCAGTTCCGGTATCGCCCCCTGTCGCCAAAAAACTATCATTCGATCTCAGCGTATGGAAAAGCGCACTCCCGTACATATTGTTCTTCGTAATCTGGGAAGCATTCTCGCGTATGAATATGGAGATCAAGCTGTTTAATCCGCTATTCCTGCCTGCACCATCCCTGCTGCTGCATGATGGCTGGGCGCTGGCAAAAACGGGCATCATCGTAGACAGTCTGATTGCCAGCTCCATTCGCATTTTGGCTGGATTTGCTCTGGGTGCGGTAGCGGCGGTGATTCTGGCAGTGCTCATCAGCAAGTTTGCTACGCTAGAACGCTGGATTTCACCGATTTTGACACTGATCAGTCCGATTCCGTCGCTGGCATTACTGCCATTATTCATTATCTGGTTTGGAATCGGCGAATTTCCGAAAATCATGCTGATTGCATGGACGACCTTTGTGCCAGTGCTGGTGAACACGGTAGAGGGCTTCAAGTCTGTGCCATCCACATTGATTCGCTCTGCACTCAGTCTGGGCGCATCCGAGCGCAAGGTATTTACCCGTGTCATGATTCCATCGGCTGTACCGAATCTGCTAATCGGCGCACAGATCAGTCTAGGGCTGTCCTTTTCCGCACTGATCGTTTCCGAAATGATGGGCGCTGATTCGGGGCTAGGCTATATGATTGTCGATGCGCGCAACTATTTTAAAGTGACCAATATGTTCGTCGCCATCATTCTGATCGGGATCGAATACAGCATCTTCTCCATTCTGCTCAAGCTGCTGGAACGTAAAGTACTTAGCTGGCGCAAAGGTGGTATGGGACAAGCGGTGGAAAAAGCCAGAGTCGTCAAATCCGCCAAGCGTTAA
- a CDS encoding ABC transporter substrate-binding protein, protein MKTNWLKMISGVTMAALLATACSSGGASSDTSAANSSASANTGLEQTDVTLVGVRDAQISSQQIIADKLGYFKEEGLNVESKLIESGPDIGPMISGGSAPVSVQTNFMDIILKSNNIGVKVVAPLAQIAGTQAVVGSANLQLNSAKDLEGKTIGIPNGADVKIAIDNMGKELGVDVSKIKFVNLAPSDAVAALQNGSIDAMAAWEPFITKAIQGGGKFLFSGTKSELPDKKGDVNWMSVHTTMQVTDDYLQENPNTIKAILRALEKATTYINDHREDAIKILAPELHLTEDELKQIMDRNVYSMEVDDSYVNGSNGPAVGNYLLSVGNITSIPDPASYHDLSLLEQVDPKLVKAQIK, encoded by the coding sequence ATGAAAACAAACTGGTTGAAAATGATTTCCGGGGTAACGATGGCGGCTTTGCTGGCAACAGCGTGTTCAAGTGGAGGAGCAAGCAGCGATACAAGCGCAGCCAATAGTTCCGCTTCGGCGAACACGGGCTTGGAACAAACGGACGTTACGCTGGTGGGTGTACGGGATGCGCAGATCTCGTCGCAGCAGATCATTGCCGATAAACTGGGCTATTTTAAAGAGGAAGGCTTGAATGTAGAGAGCAAGCTGATCGAGAGCGGACCGGATATTGGACCGATGATCTCTGGCGGAAGTGCCCCGGTAAGTGTACAGACGAACTTTATGGATATTATTTTGAAATCGAACAATATCGGTGTAAAAGTGGTAGCACCGCTGGCTCAAATCGCTGGTACACAGGCGGTGGTTGGTTCCGCGAATCTGCAACTAAACTCCGCTAAGGATCTGGAGGGCAAAACGATCGGAATTCCGAACGGAGCTGATGTGAAGATTGCCATCGACAACATGGGCAAAGAGCTGGGCGTAGACGTAAGCAAGATCAAATTCGTCAATTTGGCACCAAGCGATGCCGTCGCAGCGCTGCAAAACGGTTCGATTGATGCAATGGCAGCATGGGAACCGTTTATTACCAAAGCGATTCAAGGCGGTGGCAAATTCCTGTTCAGTGGAACTAAGAGCGAGTTGCCTGACAAAAAAGGCGATGTGAACTGGATGAGCGTGCATACAACAATGCAAGTAACGGACGACTATTTGCAGGAAAATCCGAATACGATCAAGGCGATCCTGCGTGCATTGGAAAAGGCGACCACGTATATCAATGATCACCGCGAAGATGCGATCAAGATTCTCGCACCAGAGCTGCATCTGACTGAGGACGAGCTGAAGCAAATCATGGATCGCAATGTGTACTCGATGGAAGTGGACGATTCCTATGTGAATGGCAGTAACGGTCCGGCAGTTGGCAACTATCTGTTGTCGGTTGGTAATATCACCTCGATCCCAGATCCAGCATCCTACCATGATTTGAGTTTGCTGGAGCAAGTCGATCCGAAGCTGGTCAAAGCACAGATCAAGTAA
- the allB gene encoding allantoinase AllB → MNKLDMIIHGGTVVFPDRVEHCDIGIRDGFIVQIGSLDKSDLASPDTMVVDATGLHVMAGMIDAHVHLNEPGLGDWEGFVTGSSALAAGGCTMYMDMPLNGIPPTVTTAALQQKVAAAQNSTYIDYACWGGLVPGKLEHLEALSAAGVCGFKAFMSAPGDPDEEAFRNVDDDTLLEGMRIIARTGRVLALHAEYEPTVSALTAELLAAGRTTPADYTASRPIAAEVEAVKQALDYAQQTGCRLHFVHISSAEAVQIIMHAKDKGLDVTLETCPHYLAMTDQALEVIGATAKCAPPLRNAAEQEQLWQCIANEQIDMITSDHSPCPSELKVDADHMFEAWGGISGAQHSLELMLDEGHLRRGLSLPLLTRMLSLQPAQRFGLLPHKGVIAVGAHADLVLINLQQGYTIEAEHLYYRHKHSPYVGRTLHCRVEQTISRGVTVYTRKQGIIGDPQGQLISIAAQQMVDA, encoded by the coding sequence ATGAACAAGCTGGATATGATCATCCATGGCGGAACAGTCGTCTTTCCCGACCGGGTGGAACACTGCGATATTGGTATTCGCGATGGCTTCATTGTACAGATTGGCTCGCTTGATAAGAGCGACCTTGCTAGTCCAGATACCATGGTAGTGGATGCGACCGGGCTGCATGTGATGGCTGGTATGATTGATGCGCATGTGCATCTGAATGAGCCGGGGTTGGGCGATTGGGAAGGCTTTGTTACCGGCTCGTCTGCACTTGCTGCTGGTGGTTGTACGATGTATATGGATATGCCGCTTAATGGTATTCCACCAACCGTAACGACCGCGGCTCTGCAACAAAAAGTCGCTGCTGCTCAGAACAGCACGTATATCGACTATGCGTGCTGGGGCGGATTAGTGCCGGGCAAGCTGGAGCATTTGGAAGCGCTAAGTGCTGCTGGAGTATGCGGATTCAAGGCATTCATGTCTGCACCCGGCGATCCAGATGAAGAAGCATTCCGCAATGTGGACGATGATACACTGTTGGAAGGAATGCGTATCATTGCTCGTACCGGACGCGTACTCGCACTACATGCCGAGTATGAACCGACCGTATCAGCATTGACGGCAGAACTGCTCGCAGCAGGACGGACAACGCCTGCTGACTATACCGCATCCCGTCCCATTGCCGCTGAAGTGGAAGCGGTCAAGCAGGCGCTGGATTATGCACAGCAAACCGGGTGTCGCTTGCATTTTGTGCATATTAGCAGCGCGGAAGCGGTACAGATCATTATGCACGCCAAGGACAAGGGACTGGATGTCACACTGGAAACTTGCCCGCATTATCTGGCAATGACCGATCAAGCACTGGAAGTGATCGGCGCGACTGCCAAATGTGCACCACCACTGCGTAATGCAGCAGAACAAGAGCAGCTATGGCAATGTATCGCAAACGAGCAGATTGATATGATTACCTCAGATCACTCGCCTTGTCCAAGTGAGCTGAAGGTCGACGCCGATCATATGTTTGAAGCATGGGGCGGCATCTCTGGTGCACAGCATTCACTGGAACTAATGCTGGATGAAGGACATCTGCGCCGCGGGTTATCATTGCCATTGTTAACTCGTATGTTGTCCCTGCAACCGGCACAGCGCTTTGGGCTTCTTCCGCATAAAGGAGTGATTGCTGTTGGTGCACATGCCGATCTGGTACTGATAAATTTGCAGCAGGGATATACAATTGAAGCGGAGCATCTGTATTATCGTCATAAGCATAGCCCGTATGTTGGGCGCACGCTACACTGTCGGGTGGAGCAGACGATTAGCCGTGGTGTAACCGTATATACGCGGAAGCAAGGAATCATCGGTGACCCGCAAGGACAGCTTATTTCGATTGCGGCCCAGCAGATGGTAGATGCATAA
- the budA gene encoding acetolactate decarboxylase, giving the protein MSNHVVYQASTMVALLSGLYDGAITFEELQTYGDFGIGTFHQLDGEMIAFDGSYYHLYPNGTARKVELQESTPFSTVTYFEPEQSFELNGTFTRHQLEEVLNDRLSSPNIFHAIRIEGTFREVNTRTVTPQTKPYKPFVEVTKSQSSFHFNRVNGVIAGFWTPAFAQGIGVAGYHLHFINDERNGGGHVLDFVVEKCKISICSSEHFNLLLPSDDNYLKADLATPDLEQAILTAEGAGAGA; this is encoded by the coding sequence ATGAGTAATCATGTCGTCTATCAGGCTTCTACTATGGTCGCGCTACTAAGCGGACTATACGACGGAGCGATTACATTTGAAGAATTGCAAACATACGGAGACTTTGGCATCGGAACCTTTCATCAATTGGATGGGGAAATGATCGCTTTTGACGGCTCGTATTATCATCTATATCCAAATGGTACTGCTCGTAAAGTGGAGTTGCAGGAATCGACTCCCTTTTCGACAGTGACCTATTTTGAACCGGAGCAGTCGTTTGAATTGAACGGAACCTTCACTCGTCATCAGCTGGAAGAGGTGCTCAATGATCGTCTGTCCAGTCCAAATATCTTTCATGCGATTCGGATTGAAGGCACATTCCGTGAGGTGAATACACGGACAGTGACACCTCAGACGAAGCCGTACAAACCATTTGTGGAAGTGACCAAATCGCAATCGTCCTTCCATTTCAATCGGGTTAACGGTGTAATCGCTGGCTTCTGGACACCGGCATTTGCACAGGGAATCGGTGTGGCTGGGTATCATTTGCACTTTATTAACGACGAACGCAATGGCGGCGGTCATGTGCTGGACTTTGTTGTAGAGAAATGCAAAATCTCCATTTGCAGCAGTGAGCACTTCAATCTGCTGCTGCCGAGCGATGACAACTACCTCAAAGCCGATCTGGCAACACCGGATCTGGAACAGGCGATCCTAACTGCTGAGGGTGCAGGAGCGGGCGCCTGA